The following coding sequences are from one Molothrus aeneus isolate 106 chromosome 23, BPBGC_Maene_1.0, whole genome shotgun sequence window:
- the LOC136565808 gene encoding ubiquitin-ribosomal protein eS31 fusion protein-like produces the protein MQMEEPGVSAADGDGSREAEETNRDSRKGWELVHALQVPAVPHAAPALLTTQISMKTLMGKTITLESEPSDTTENGEAKIQDKEGIPPDQQEEEEEDKDEEDAKTKTKKKKKKKKTKTKKKKKKKKKKKESYTTPKKSKHKRKKVKLAVLKYYKVDENSKISHLHQECPSEECGAGLFMARH, from the exons ATGCAGATGGAGGAGCCGGGTGTCTCGGCCGCAGATGGGGACGGGAGCAGGGAAGCCGAGGAGACAAACCGAGACAGCCGCAAGG GATGGGAGCTGGTCCATGCCCTGCAGGTACCTGCAGTGCCCcatgctgcccctgccctcctcaCCACGCAGATCTCCATGAAGACCCTCATGGGGAAAACCATCACCCTTGAGTCTGAGCCTTCTGATACTACAGAAAATGGAGAAGCAAAGATCCAGGATAAAGAGGGCATCCCTCCAGATcagcaggaagaagaagaagaagacaaagaCGAAGAAGACG CGAAGACGAAgacgaagaagaagaagaagaagaagaagacgaagacgaagaagaagaagaagaagaagaagaagaagaaggagtcttACACTACTCCCAAGAAGAGCAAGCATAAGAGAAAGAAGGTTAAGCTTGCAGTGCTCAAGTACTACAAGGTGGATGAGAACAGCAAGATCAGCCACCTGCACCAGGAGTGCCCCTCAGAGGAGTGTGGGGCTGGACTCTTCATGGCCAGACACTGA